In the genome of Candidatus Nealsonbacteria bacterium, one region contains:
- the amrA gene encoding AmmeMemoRadiSam system protein A, translating into MHPLVLLAKSAIENYIENNKIISIPSDFPKEYLKRKAGVFVTIMKQKKLRGCIGTYLATKENIAEEVIENAITAATQDHRFGKIKKEELLLLSYVVYILGTPEIITDLKELNPKKYGIIIKNIPSLLSEKKDAIFDDWPRAKSGLLLPDLEGIDNSEEQIDIACQKAGIDPEREGITIYKFSAEKYGE; encoded by the coding sequence ATGCATCCCTTGGTTTTACTTGCAAAGTCAGCTATTGAAAACTACATTGAAAACAATAAAATTATTTCAATTCCCTCCGACTTTCCAAAAGAATATCTGAAAAGAAAGGCCGGTGTTTTTGTCACAATAATGAAACAGAAAAAATTAAGAGGCTGTATCGGCACTTATTTAGCAACCAAAGAAAATATTGCCGAAGAGGTTATAGAAAATGCGATTACTGCCGCTACCCAAGATCACAGATTCGGAAAAATCAAAAAAGAAGAACTGCTCTTACTTTCTTATGTTGTTTATATTTTGGGAACACCGGAAATTATTACGGATTTAAAGGAGTTAAATCCCAAAAAATATGGTATTATTATAAAAAATATTCCCTCTCTTCTTTCTGAAAAAAAAGATGCGATATTTGATGACTGGCCGAGAGCCAAATCCGGACTTTTATTGCCTGATTTGGAAGGAATAGATAATTCAGAAGAACAAATTGATATTGCCTGCCAAAAAGCGGGAATTGACCCGGAAAGAGAAGGAATAACGATTTATAAATTTTCAGCAGAAAAATATGGCGAATAA
- a CDS encoding class III extradiol dioxygenase subunit B-like domain-containing protein, whose amino-acid sequence MDIVFSVFSPHPPILLPSIGSQKDRNKVKKTIQSLESLGKKFKKINPDLIIISSPHPDWGFNVPLFFLANEFKSEVKPYLVGLEPPDFYFKKGKEFYQTQILNCKMKIGLIASGDLSHCLKKDGPYGFNPQGPKFDKALIESLKRKDISAILKLNDDFPEAGECGLRSFCFTLGILEAHSTHSINSVQASSGLKWEPEILSYEGPFGVGYLVVNFKLK is encoded by the coding sequence ATGGACATTGTTTTCTCCGTTTTCTCTCCTCACCCGCCGATTCTGCTTCCGTCAATCGGCTCTCAAAAAGACAGGAATAAAGTCAAAAAAACAATCCAGTCTCTGGAAAGTTTGGGCAAAAAGTTTAAAAAAATAAACCCTGATTTGATTATAATTTCCTCTCCTCATCCTGATTGGGGATTTAACGTTCCTTTGTTTTTTTTGGCAAATGAATTTAAAAGCGAAGTTAAGCCCTATCTTGTGGGCTTAGAACCCCCTGATTTTTATTTTAAAAAAGGAAAAGAGTTTTATCAAACGCAAATTTTAAATTGTAAAATGAAAATTGGTTTAATAGCTTCCGGCGACCTTTCCCATTGTTTAAAAAAAGACGGGCCATACGGTTTCAATCCCCAAGGTCCAAAATTTGATAAAGCTTTGATTGAATCTTTGAAAAGAAAAGATATAAGCGCAATTTTAAAGTTAAACGATGATTTTCCGGAAGCCGGAGAATGCGGTCTTCGTTCTTTTTGTTTTACTTTGGGAATTTTAGAAGCCCATTCGACACATTCAATAAACTCAGTGCAGGCAAGCTCAGGGTTAAAATGGGAACCTGAAATTTTATCCTATGAAGGACCTTTTGGCGTGGGATATTTAGTGGTTAATTTTAAATTAAAATAA
- the amrS gene encoding AmmeMemoRadiSam system radical SAM enzyme, which translates to MIKEAYLYEKLPKNKVQCKNCAHYCFILENQKGICQVRKNIKGKLFALNYEKLIACNVDPIEKKPLFHFLPGSSSLSIATMGCNFRCLNCQNYNISQFSKNKDEVPGEKIESEKIVKLALKNNTPSISYTYTEPVIFLEYALDTMRLAKKGGIKNIWVSNGFLSKESLKLISPYLDGANIDLKGFSDDFYRKNCGGKLQPVLDNLVRIKNKKIWLEITTLVIPGLSDQLEMFEKIAKFIKKELGAETPWHLTQFYSKISWKLKKLPDTPVETLKRAWQIGKDAGLKYVYNGNVQGLESENTFCPKCDSLMIKRTGYDIQRFDKKGKCAKCKENLNLILN; encoded by the coding sequence ATGATTAAAGAAGCTTATCTTTACGAAAAACTTCCGAAAAACAAGGTTCAGTGTAAAAACTGCGCTCATTATTGCTTTATTTTAGAAAATCAAAAAGGAATTTGCCAAGTCAGAAAAAATATAAAAGGCAAGCTTTTCGCTTTAAATTATGAAAAGCTAATCGCTTGCAATGTTGACCCGATTGAAAAAAAACCTCTTTTCCATTTTCTGCCGGGAAGCTCCTCTCTTTCTATTGCCACAATGGGCTGTAATTTCCGTTGCTTAAACTGCCAGAATTACAATATTTCCCAATTTTCTAAAAATAAAGATGAGGTTCCCGGGGAAAAAATAGAATCGGAAAAGATAGTCAAATTAGCCCTTAAAAACAATACTCCCAGTATTTCTTATACTTATACGGAACCGGTTATTTTCTTGGAATACGCCCTAGATACCATGCGGCTTGCTAAAAAAGGAGGCATAAAAAATATTTGGGTTTCCAACGGGTTTCTGTCCAAAGAATCTTTAAAATTAATTTCCCCTTATTTGGATGGCGCCAACATAGACTTGAAAGGATTTTCTGATGATTTTTACCGAAAAAATTGCGGTGGAAAACTGCAGCCGGTTTTAGATAACCTGGTTAGAATAAAAAATAAAAAAATCTGGCTTGAAATTACAACCTTGGTAATTCCCGGGTTAAGCGATCAATTGGAAATGTTTGAAAAAATCGCCAAGTTTATTAAAAAAGAATTGGGAGCGGAAACTCCCTGGCATCTAACCCAGTTTTACAGTAAAATTTCCTGGAAATTAAAAAAACTACCCGATACTCCGGTTGAAACTCTTAAAAGAGCTTGGCAAATCGGAAAGGACGCCGGTTTAAAATATGTTTACAACGGCAACGTTCAAGGACTGGAAAGTGAAAATACTTTTTGCCCGAAATGTGACTCTTTAATGATTAAAAGAACAGGATATGACATCCAACGTTTTGATAAAAAAGGAAAGTGCGCCAAGTGCAAAGAAAATTTAAACTTAATTTTAAATTAA
- the thpR gene encoding RNA 2',3'-cyclic phosphodiesterase produces MKHRVFIAINLPEKIKKTLMDYQERWRDLPVRWVRANSLHLTLAFLGDIGDQGLGLVCQGLKDIVKKYSPFFINLTQIDYDLKEEKMPRLVWIIGEKSENLSLLKKDLDDFLNKTVGFLPESRDFLPHITLGRINKWQWNKIEPDERPEIKEDFFYDFEVNSIEVMESHLKRTGAEYITLQSELLKNYE; encoded by the coding sequence ATGAAACACAGGGTTTTTATAGCTATTAATCTTCCGGAAAAGATAAAGAAAACGCTAATGGATTACCAGGAAAGATGGCGGGATTTGCCCGTCCGCTGGGTAAGGGCGAACAGCCTTCATTTAACTTTGGCTTTTTTGGGGGATATCGGAGACCAAGGCCTGGGCCTGGTTTGTCAGGGACTAAAAGATATCGTTAAAAAATATTCTCCTTTTTTTATTAATTTAACTCAAATTGATTATGATTTAAAAGAAGAAAAAATGCCTCGTTTGGTTTGGATAATTGGAGAAAAATCGGAGAATCTTTCTCTGTTAAAAAAAGATTTGGATGATTTTTTAAACAAAACTGTCGGATTTTTACCCGAAAGTCGAGATTTTTTGCCTCATATTACTTTGGGAAGAATTAATAAATGGCAATGGAATAAAATTGAACCTGACGAAAGGCCGGAAATTAAAGAAGATTTTTTTTATGATTTTGAAGTCAACTCAATTGAAGTAATGGAAAGTCATCTTAAAAGAACAGGAGCTGAATACATAACTTTACAATCAGAATTATTGAAAAATTATGAATAA